A single window of Leishmania infantum JPCM5 genome chromosome 35 DNA harbors:
- a CDS encoding putative oligosaccharyl transferase subunit: protein MGKKGNLLGDSGSAATASPPANMILLPKTPIDTKDFIGIFSFPFWPVRFVVTVVALFVVGASCFQAFTVRMTSVQIYGYLIHEFDPWFNYRAAEYMSTHGWSAFFSWFDYMSWYPLGRPVGSTTYPGLQLTAVAIHRALAAAGMPMSLNNVCVLMPAWFGAIATATLAFCTYEASGSTVAAAAAALSFSIIPAHLMRSMAGEFDNECIAVAAMLLTFYCWVRSLRTRSSWPIGVLTGVAYGYMVAAWGGYIFVLNMVAMHAGISSMVDWARNTYNPSLLRAYTLFYVVGTAIAVCVPPVGMSPFKSLEQLGALLVLVFLCGLQACEVFRARAGVEVRSRANFKIRVRVFSVMAGVAALAIAVLAPTGYFGPLSVRVRALFVEHTRTGNPLVDSVAEHQPAGPEAMWSFLHVCGVTWGLGSIVLALSTFVHYAPSKLFWLLNSGAVYYFSTRMARLLLLSGPAACLSTGIFVGTILEAAVQLSFWDSDATKARKQQKPAQRHRRGAGKDSDRDDAESATTARTLCDVFAGSPLAWGHRMVLFIAVWALVTTTAVSFFSSDFASHSTTFAEQSSNPMIVFAAVVQNRATGKPMNILVDDYLRSYIWLRDNTPEDARILAWWDYGYQITGIGNRTSLADGNTWNHEHIATIGKMLTSPVAEAHSLVRHMADYVLIWAGQSGDLMKSPHMARIGNSVYHDICPHDPLCQQFGFYRNDYSRPTPMMRASLLYNLHEVGKTKGVKVDPSLFQEVYSSKYGLVRVFKVMNVSEESKKWVADPANRVCHPPGSWICPGQYPPAKEIQEMLAHRVPFDQVEKVDRKNHVGSYHEEYMRRMRESES, encoded by the coding sequence atGGGCAAGAAGGGAAATTTATTGGGCGACTCCGGCTCTGCGGCAACCGCATCTCCACCGGCGAATATGATTTTGTTGCCCAAAACGCCAATAGATACGAAAGATTTCATCGGCATCTTTTCGTTTCCTTTCTGGCCAGTACGCTTCGTCGTCACGGTGGTGGCACTCTTCGTCGTAGGCGCCAGCTGCTTCCAAGCCTTCACGGTTCGCATGACCTCCGTTCAGATTTACGGATACCTGATCCACGAGTTCGACCCGTGGTTCAACTACCGCGCTGCCGAGTACATGTCCACGCACGGCTGGTCCGCCTTCTTCAGCTGGTTCGACTACATGAGCTGGTACCCGCTGGGCCGCCCTGTTGGCTCCACCACGTACCCGGGCCTGCAGCTCACTGCCGTCGCCATTCAccgcgcgctggcggctgccggcaTGCCGATGTCTCTCAacaacgtgtgcgtgctgatgccggcgtggtttggcgccatcgccaccgctaCTCTGGCTTTTTGCACGTACGAAGCCAGTGGTTCGACAgtagcggcggccgctgccgcactctCCTTCTCTATCATCCCGGCCCACCTGATGCGGTCCATGGCGGGTGAGTTCGACAACGAGTGCATTGCCGTCGCAGCCATGCTCCTGACCTTCTACTGCTGggtgcgctcgctgcgcacgcggtcCTCGTGGCCCATCGGTGTCCTCACCGGTGTCGCCTACGGCTAcatggtggcggcgtggggCGGCTACATTTTCGTGCTCAACATGGTTGCCATGCATGCCGGCATATCATCGATGGTGGACTGGGCCCGCAACACGTACAacccgtcgctgctgcgtgcatACACGCTGTTCTAcgtcgtcggcaccgccatcgccgtgtgcgtgccgccaGTGGGGATGTCGCCCTTCAAgtcgctggagcagctgggTGCACTGCTGGTGCTTGTCTTCCTGTGTGGACTGCAGGCGTGCGAGGTGtttcgcgcacgcgccggtGTCGAGGTTCGCTCTCGCGCGAACTTCAAGatccgcgtgcgcgtcttcaGCGTGATGGCTGGCGTGGCTGCGCTTGCGATCGCGGTGCTGGCACCGACGGGGTACTTCGGGCCCCTTTCggtccgtgtgcgtgcgctgttcgtggagcacacgcgcactggCAATCCGCTGGTCGACTCGGTCGCCGAGCATCAACCCGCTGGTCCAGAGGCGATGTGGTCTTTTCTTCACGTGTGCGGTGTGACCTGGGGTTTGGGCTCCATTGTGCTTGCTCTCTCGACGTTCGTGCACTACGCCCCGTCGAAGCTCTTCTGGCTACTGAACTCCGGCGCAGTGTACTACTTCAGCACCCGCATggctcggctgctgcttctctccgGCCCTGCTGCGTGTCTGTCCACTGGCATTTTCGTCGGGACAATTCTGGAAGCAGCGGTGCAACTCAGTTTTTGGGACAGTGATGCGACAAAGGCCAGAAAGCAGCAGAAGCCGGCGCAACGCCACCGGAGGGGGGCTGGCAAGGACAGCGACCGAGATGACGCTGAGAGCGcgacgaccgcgcgcacactTTGCGACGTCTTTGCCGGTAGCCCTCTGGCTTGGGGCCATCGTATGGTCCTGTTCATCGCTGTGTGGGCTCTCGTCACCACAACCGCGGTGAGCTTCTTCAGTTCCGATTTCGCGTCCCACTCAACAACGTTTGCGGAGCAGTCGTCAAATCCGATGATTGTTTTTGCGGCCGTCGTGCAAAACCGTGCCACAGGCAAGCCTATGAACATATTGGTGGATGACTACCTGCGCAGCTATATCTGGCTGCGCGACAACACGCCAGAGGACGCGCGCATTTTGGCCTGGTGGGACTACGGCTACCAGATCACAGGCATCGGCAACCGCACCTCGCTGGCCGATGGCAACACCTGGAACCACGAGCACATCGCCACCATCGGCAAGATGCTGACGTCGCccgtggcggaggcgcactCGCTGGTGCGCCACATGGCCGACTACGTCCTAATCTGGGCTGGGCAGAGCGGCGACCTGATGAAGTCACCGCACATGGCGCGCATCGGCAACAGTGTGTACCACGACATCTGCCCCCACGACCCGCTGTGCCAGCAATTTGGCTTTTACAGAAATGATTACAGTCGCCCAACACCGATGATGcgggcgtcgctgctgtaCAACCTGCACGAGGTCGGGAAAACAAAGGGCGTGAAGGTGGACCCGTCTCTCTTTCAGGAGGTGTACTCGTCCAAGTACGGCCTGGTGCGCGTCTTCAAGGTCATGAACGTGAGCGAGGAGAGCAAGAAGTGGGTTGCTGACCCGGCAAACCGCGTGTGCCACCCGCCTGGGTCGTGGATCTGCCCCGGGCAGTACCCGCCGGCGAAGGAGATCCAGGAGATGCTGGCACACCGCGTCCCCTTCGATCAGGTGGAAAAAGTCGATCGGAAAAACCATGTCGGGTCGTATCACGAGGAGTACATGCGCCGGATGCGTGAAAGCGAGAGCTGA
- a CDS encoding putative NADH-dependent fumarate reductase, giving the protein MADGKTSASVVAVDAESAAKERDAAARAMLQDGGVSPVGKAQLLKKGLVHTVPYTLKVVVADPKEMEKAAADAEQVLQAAFQVVDTLLNNFNENSEVSRINRMPVGEEHQMSAALKHVMACCQKVYNSSRGAFDPAVGPLVRELREAAHKGKTVPAEHVNDLLSKCTLNASFSIDMNRGMIARKHADAMLDLGGVNKGYGIDYIVERLNSLGYNDVFFEWGGDVRASGKNQSNQPWAVGIVRPPALADIRTVVPEDKRSFIRVVRLNNEAIATSGDYENLIEGPGSKVYSSTFDPASKNLLEPTEADMAQVSVKCYSCMYADALATAALLKNDPAAVRRMLDNWRYVRDTVTDYTTYTREGERVAKMLEIATEDAEMRAKRIKGSLPARVIIVGGGLAGCSAAIEAANCGAQVILLEKEPKLGGNSAKATSGINAWGTRAQAKQGVMDGGKFFERDTHRSGKGGNCDPCLVKTLSVKSSDAVKWLSELGVPLTVLSQLGGASRKRCHRAPDKSDGTPVPVGFTIMKTLENHIVNNLSRHVTVMTGITVTALESTSRVRPDGVLVKHVTGVRLIQSSGQSMVLNADAVVLATGGFSNDHTPNSLLQQYAPQLSSFPTTNGVWATGDGVKMASKLGVTLVDMDKVQLHPTGLLDPKDPSNRTKYLGPEALRGSGGVLLNKNGERFVNELDLRSVVSQAIIAQDNVYPGSGGSKFAYCVLNETAAKLFGKNFLGFYWNRLGLFQKVDSVAGLAKLIGCPEANVMATLKQYEELSSKKLNPCPLTGKNVFPCVLGTQGPYYVALVTPSIHYTMGGCLISPSAEMQTIDNSGVTPVRRPILGLFGAGEVTGGVHGGNRLGGNSLLECVVFGKIAGDRAATILQKKSTGLSTTEWSTVVLREVREGGVYGAGSRVLRFNMPGALQRTGLALGQFIGIRGDWDGHRLIGYYSPITLPDDVGVIGILARADKGRLAEWISALQPGDAVEMKACGGLIIERRFADRHFFFRGHKIRKLALIGGGTGVAPMLQIVRAAVKKPFVDSIESIQFIYAAEDVSELTYRTLLESYEKEYGSEKFKCHFVLNNPPAQWTDGVGFVDTALLRSAVQAPSNDLLVAICGPPIMQRAVKGALKGLGYNMNLVRTVDETEPTSAKI; this is encoded by the coding sequence ATGGCGGATGGAAAGACCTCTGCATCTGTGGTGGCGGTCGACGCCGAGAGCGCGGCAAAGGagcgcgacgcagccgcccGCGCGATGCTGCAGGACGGCGGCGTTTCACCAGTCGGAAAGGCTCAGCTGTTAAAGAAGGGCCTCGTGCACACGGTTCCGTACACCCTCAAGGTCGTCGTGGCGGACCCcaaggagatggagaaggccGCAGCAGATGCGGAGCAAGTGCTCCAGGCTGCCTTCCAGGTGGTCGACACCCTCCTCAATAACTTCAACGAGAACAGCGAGGTGTCCCGCATCAATCGAATGCCGGTCGGTGAGGAACACCAGATGTCTGCGGCTCTGAAGCATGTGATGGCCTGCTGCCAGAAAGTCTACAACTCGTCGCGCGGCGCCTTCGACCCCGCCGTCGGTCCCCTCGTCCgagagctgcgcgaggccgcACATAAGGGCAAGACGGTGCCGGCGGAGCACGTCAACGACCTCCTCAGCAAGTGCACGCTGAACGCTAGCTTCTCCATTGACATGAACCGTGGCATGATCGCCCGCAAGCACGCGGACGCGATGCTGGATCTTGGTGGTGTGAACAAGGGCTACGGCATCGACTACATCGTCGAGCGCCTCAACAGCCTCGGCTACAACGACGTCTTCTTCGAGTGGGGCGGTGATGTGCGTGCCAGTGGCAAGAACCAGTCGAACCAGCCCTGGGCCGTCGGCATCGTGCGCCCGCCCGCTTTGGCGGACATTCGCACTGTGGTGCCGGAAGACAAGCGGTCCTTCATCCGGGTGGTGCGCCTCAACAACGAAGCCATCGCCACCAGCGGTGACTACGAGAACCTCATTGAGGGCCCCGGCTCCAAGGTGTACTCGTCGACCTTCGATCCGGCGTCCAAGAACCTGCTGGAGCCAACCGAGGCGGACATGGCACAAGTCTCCGTGAAGTGCTACAGCTGCATGTACGCCGATGCCctggccaccgccgcgctcctCAAGAACGACCCGGCGGCCGTCCGCCGCATGCTGGACAACTGGCGCTACGTGCGCGATACCGTCACCGACTACACCACCTACACTCGTGAGGGCGAGCGTGTCGCCAAGATGCTCGAAATCGCTACGGAGGATGCGGAGATGCGCGCGAAGCGCATCAAGggctcgctgccggcgcgcgtGATCATCGTTGGTGGAGGTCTGGCCGGTTGCTCGGCCGCGATCGAGGCGGCCAACTGTGGCGCGCAGGTGATtctgctggagaaggagccaAAGCtcggcggcaacagcgccAAAGCAACGTCCGGCATCAACGCCTGGGGAACCCGTGCGCAGGCGAAGCAGGGCGTCATGGACGGCGGCAAGTTCTTTGAGCGCGACACACACCGCTCCGGCAAGGGTGGCAACTGCGATCCGTGCCTCGTCAAGACGCTATCTGTAAAGAGCTCCGACGCGGTGAAGTGGCTGTCCGAGCTgggcgtgccgctgacggtgctgtcgcagctcggcggcgcgagccgcaagcgctgccaccgcgcacCAGATAAGTCGGACGGTACCCCGGTCCCGGTGGGCTTCACCATCATGAAGACCCTGGAGAACCATATCGTCAACAACCTCAGTCGCCATGTTACTGTGATGACGGGCATTACTGTGACAGCGCTGGAGAGCACGAGCCGTGTCCGCCCTGATGGCGTCCTTGTGAAGCACGTGACGGGCGTCCGCCTCATCCAGTCCAGCGGGCAGTCCATGGTGCTGAACGCCGACGCTGTCGTTCTCGCCACCGGCGGCTTCTCGAACGACCACACGCCCAActcgctcctgcagcagtaCGCGCCGCAACTGTCGTCCTTCCCCACCACCAACGGTGTATGGGCCACCGGTGATGGCGTGAAGATGGCGAGCAAGCTGGGCGTGACGCTGGTAGACATGGAcaaggtgcagctgcacccgACCGGTCTGCTAGACCCGAAGGATCCGTCGAATCGCACCAAGTACCTTGGCcccgaggcgctgcgtggcTCCGGTGGCGTGCTGCTGAACAAGAACGGCGAGCGCTTCGTGAACGAGCTGGACCTGCGCTCCGTCGTGTCGCAGGCGATTATCGCGCAGGACAACGTCTACCCCGGGTCCGGCGGCAGCAAATTCGCGTACTGTGTGCTGAATGAGACCGCGGCGAAGCTCTTCGGCAAGAATTTCCTCGGCTTCTACTGGAACCGCCTCGGTCTCTTCCAGAAGGTGGATAGCGTCGCTGGCCTGGCGAAACTGATTGGCTGCCCTGAGGCGAATGTGATGGCAACCCTGAAGCAGTACGAGGAGCTCTCCTCCAAGAAGTTAAACCCCTGCCCGCTGACTGGCAAGAACGTGTTCCCTTGTGTGCTGGGTACTCAAGGGCCCTACTACGTTGCCCTCGTCACGCCGTCGATCCACTACACCATGGGTGGCTGCCTCATCTCGCCCTCGGCGGAGATGCAGACCATAGACAATAGCGGTGTGACCCCCGTTCGTCGTCCGATTCTTGGTCTCTTTGGCGCTGGCGAGGTGACGGGCGGCGTGCACGGTGGCAACCGTCTCGGCGGTAACTCGCTGCTAGAGTGTGTCGTGTTTGGCAAGATCGCCGGCGACCGCGCGGCCACGATTCtgcagaagaagagcacgGGGCTATCCACGACGGAGTGGTCGACCGTGGTGCTGCGTGAGGTGCGCGAGGGTGGCGTGTACGGTGCGGgctcgcgcgtgctgcgcttcaACATGcccggcgcgctgcagaggaCTGGCCTTGCTCTTGGTCAGTTTATCGGCATTCGCGGTGACTGGGACGGCCACCGACTGATCGGCTACTACAGCCCCATCACGCTTCCGGACGATGTCGGTGTGATTGGCATCCTCGCCCGTGCCGACAAGGGCCGCCTGGCGGAGTGGATCTCTGCCCTGCAGCCTGGAGACGCGGTGGAGATGAAGGCGTGCGGTGGCCTTATCATCgagcgccgcttcgccgaCCGCCACTTCTTTTTCCGTGGCCACAAGATTCGCAAGCTCGCCCTCATCGGTGGCGGCACGGGTGTCGCGCCGATGCTGCAGATTGTGCGGGCTGCGGTGAAGAAACCCTTCGTGGACTCGATTGAGAGCATTCAGTTCATCTACGCCGCCGAGGACGTATCAGAGCTGACGTACCGCACGCTGCTTGAGAGCTACGAGAAGGAGTATGGCTCTGAGAAGTTCAAGTGTCACTTCGTTCTCAACAACCCTCCTGCTCAGTGGACCGACGGCGTCGGCTTCGTTGATACCGCTTTGCTACGCTCCGCCGTGCAGGCGCCGTCCAACGACCTTCTGGTGGCCATCTGCGGTCCGCCGATCATGCAGCGTGCGGTCAAGGGTGCCCTCAAGGGTCTCGGCTACAACATGAACCTCGTGCGCACGGTGGATGAAACAGAGCCCACCTCGGCCAAGATTTGA